The Paraburkholderia sp. ZP32-5 genome includes a window with the following:
- a CDS encoding c-type cytochrome, with product MHRRTIGSSVLFVLFALRVLCGSVASAATDTSAATPAAMPSAMDERMRACTACHGVQGQGRNNDYFPRIAGKPTEYLFNQLTAFRDGGRTYPPMGYLLAFLPDDYLRQIAQYFADLQPPYPESDRAALPPKLLAAGERLVMHGDPARGIPACVACHGARMTGTQPGIPGLLGLHASYIAGQMGTWRSGTRHALAPDCMHTIALKLNDNDIAAVSNWLARQPRPADPRPAPASAERLPLACGSQPQ from the coding sequence GTGCATCGTAGAACTATCGGATCTTCGGTTCTGTTCGTGCTGTTCGCGCTTCGCGTGCTATGTGGCAGCGTGGCAAGCGCGGCAACCGACACCTCCGCTGCCACACCCGCCGCGATGCCGTCGGCCATGGATGAACGCATGCGGGCCTGCACGGCGTGTCACGGCGTGCAGGGCCAGGGCCGCAACAACGATTACTTTCCGCGCATCGCCGGCAAACCGACCGAGTATCTGTTCAACCAGTTGACCGCATTTCGCGACGGCGGCCGCACCTATCCACCGATGGGCTACCTGCTCGCGTTCCTGCCCGACGACTATCTGCGCCAGATCGCCCAGTATTTCGCCGATCTGCAGCCGCCCTATCCCGAATCCGACCGTGCCGCGTTGCCACCGAAGCTGCTCGCCGCCGGCGAACGGCTCGTGATGCACGGCGACCCGGCGCGCGGCATACCGGCGTGCGTGGCCTGCCACGGCGCGCGCATGACCGGCACGCAGCCGGGCATTCCGGGCCTGCTCGGGCTGCATGCAAGCTATATCGCCGGACAGATGGGCACGTGGCGCTCGGGCACCCGTCACGCGCTCGCGCCGGACTGCATGCACACGATCGCGCTCAAGCTGAACGACAACGACATCGCCGCGGTATCCAACTGGCTCGCGCGCCAGCCGCGTCCCGCCGATCCACGGCCCGCACCGGCATCCGCGGAGCGGCTGCCTCTCGCTTGCGGGAGTCAACCGCAATGA
- a CDS encoding LysR family transcriptional regulator: MSQRGFDFAQLRTFVAVAESGSVSAGAERVFLSQSSVSEQLKKLEERAGQPLFVRGRQGVNPTPAGERLLEHARRLIAMSEAAFDDLQGRSLDGELRIAITDYFRPHDIARILKTFSEQHPRLKLHVTVMPSATIDSGADDHTSFDIGLSARLVTAQPRGRGSAGSGAGAASTVVRREKLLWASAADAAPRPGTPYQLVLLPQTCQLQRFVVRLLDEHKVSYIVSHSASGVAGLQLALKAGLGISCLNESSLGGGVVACAAHIGLPALPAIEFHLLPGRPGESELVSNARAALMRLFA; encoded by the coding sequence ATGAGCCAGCGTGGTTTCGACTTCGCGCAGTTGCGCACCTTCGTCGCGGTCGCCGAATCGGGCAGCGTGTCGGCGGGCGCCGAGCGCGTATTCCTGTCGCAGTCGTCGGTGAGCGAGCAGTTGAAGAAGCTCGAGGAGCGCGCCGGCCAGCCGCTCTTCGTCCGCGGCCGGCAAGGCGTGAACCCGACACCCGCGGGCGAGCGCCTGCTCGAGCACGCGCGGCGCCTCATCGCGATGAGCGAAGCGGCATTCGACGACCTGCAAGGCCGCTCGCTCGACGGCGAGCTGCGCATCGCGATCACCGACTACTTCCGGCCGCACGACATCGCGCGCATTCTGAAAACGTTCTCGGAGCAGCACCCGCGTCTGAAGCTGCATGTGACCGTGATGCCGAGCGCGACGATCGACAGCGGCGCGGACGATCACACGTCGTTCGACATCGGTCTGTCGGCGCGGCTCGTCACCGCGCAGCCACGCGGGCGGGGTTCGGCCGGCAGCGGCGCGGGCGCGGCCAGCACCGTGGTGCGTCGCGAAAAGCTGCTGTGGGCAAGCGCCGCCGATGCCGCGCCGCGCCCGGGCACGCCGTATCAACTGGTGCTACTGCCGCAGACGTGCCAGTTGCAGCGGTTCGTCGTCAGGCTGCTCGACGAACACAAGGTCTCGTACATCGTGTCGCATTCGGCGTCGGGCGTGGCCGGCCTGCAGCTCGCGTTGAAGGCAGGGCTCGGCATTTCTTGCTTGAACGAATCGTCGCTCGGCGGCGGCGTGGTTGCGTGTGCTGCCCATATCGGCCTGCCCGCGCTGCCGGCCATCGAGTTTCATCTGCTGCCCGGCCGGCCCGGCGAAAGCGAACTCGTCAGCAATGCGCGCGCGGCGTTGATGCGGCTTTTCGCATGA